A window of the Labeo rohita strain BAU-BD-2019 chromosome 1, IGBB_LRoh.1.0, whole genome shotgun sequence genome harbors these coding sequences:
- the LOC127166612 gene encoding interferon-induced protein 44-like, with the protein MSIPQYTHLSSFINSIDSTFQGRISSRALVNSSAGDSRSFTQKLTGFTVRSEKKTLPLVSKDIMGLQPEAMAGSRPEDIINAVFGHVNDGYKFIEEQTLTFNDQHYTSDPSLSDQCFCLVYVIAADTIQLTDERLIDKLKIVRQKISDKGKTDSRML; encoded by the exons ATGAGTATTccacagtatact CACCTTTCCAGCTTCATTAACTCCATCGATAGCACCTTTCAAGGACGAATCTCCTCTAGAGCGCTAGTTAATTCATCTGCTGGTGACAGTCGTAGTTTCACTCAAAAA CTCACAGGATTCACCGTCAgaagtgagaaaaaaacattgccCTTGGTCTCCAAGGACATCATGGGCTTACAACCTGAAGCAATGGCTGGGTCACGACCAGAAGACATCATAAATGCTGTGTTTGGACATGTCAATGATGGCTATAAA TTCATTGAGGAGCAGACACTCACTTTTAATGATCAGCATTACACCTCTGACCCCAGCCTCTCCGACCAGTGTTTTTGCCTGGTTTATGTCATAGCCGCAGATACAATCCAACTCACAGATGAGCGACTTATTGACAAGCTGAAGATCGTCCGCCAGAAAATCAGTGATAAGGGTAAAACTGACTCCAGAATGTTATGA